A stretch of Spirosoma oryzicola DNA encodes these proteins:
- a CDS encoding sensor histidine kinase has translation MLKETSPLLVKYQNNWIGYALLTIVTGFIYVLLIHGSYWLYNVLASRRKVWTFVVFGLYAFVVYIFILAVVTILIFVHLGISMKDKAALQEALGGVFVTWVYTLLFIAVRAYRQNQRRERALILQKTQAELQTLKAQVNPHFMFNTLNNLYGSALAGDTDRTAAGIEQLSSVMRHMTEASQQDLIPIEQEVRFVEDTVELHRMRVPNTDTIQIRTRIDWDEKPAQIAPLLLNPLIENAFKYGISVQYPCFVRIQMQIENGNLDAVIENSLVPRTGLEKGTGLGLANVRQRLALVYPNRHSLEIREANDQFRVHLQIKL, from the coding sequence ATGCTTAAGGAAACTAGTCCGCTGCTGGTAAAGTATCAAAATAACTGGATTGGGTATGCCCTACTGACCATAGTGACTGGTTTCATTTATGTGCTACTTATTCACGGTAGCTACTGGCTGTATAATGTTCTGGCAAGTAGACGTAAAGTATGGACGTTTGTAGTCTTTGGTCTGTACGCTTTTGTCGTTTATATATTTATTCTGGCGGTTGTTACCATCTTGATCTTCGTGCATCTGGGTATATCAATGAAAGACAAAGCGGCTTTGCAAGAGGCTTTAGGAGGTGTTTTTGTAACATGGGTTTATACGTTGCTATTCATCGCCGTACGGGCTTATCGCCAAAACCAGCGTCGGGAACGAGCGTTAATTCTTCAGAAGACGCAGGCTGAGTTGCAGACGCTCAAGGCGCAGGTTAATCCACACTTCATGTTCAATACGCTAAACAACTTGTATGGCAGTGCATTAGCGGGCGACACCGATCGTACAGCCGCCGGAATTGAGCAGCTGTCTTCTGTGATGCGCCATATGACCGAAGCTTCACAACAAGATCTTATTCCGATTGAACAGGAAGTACGGTTTGTAGAAGACACGGTAGAACTCCATCGAATGCGTGTACCCAATACAGATACAATTCAAATCAGGACCCGGATCGATTGGGATGAAAAGCCCGCTCAGATCGCTCCTTTGTTGTTGAATCCACTCATCGAGAATGCGTTCAAGTACGGAATCAGTGTTCAATACCCTTGCTTTGTGCGTATTCAGATGCAGATTGAGAATGGAAACCTTGATGCTGTTATTGAAAATAGCCTTGTGCCCCGAACCGGGCTTGAAAAAGGGACTGGCTTGGGTCTGGCAAACGTTCGACAGCGATTAGCGCTGGTTTATCCGAACCGTCACTCGCTGGAGATACGGGAAGCGAACGACCAATTCAGGGTACACTTACAGATTAAACTTTAA